A window from Drosophila yakuba strain Tai18E2 chromosome 3L, Prin_Dyak_Tai18E2_2.1, whole genome shotgun sequence encodes these proteins:
- the LOC6534854 gene encoding uncharacterized protein LOC6534854 translates to MDYVHSVWSYFASICNCWQCTEDPGAQPNEPNERTHLLVDPVNHSPALRRSNSDGLSNDYAHSLPKKDDQNALSRLVQNTAINMINVGAMDCHSLEHQEYADRIRLYSQRLHQQWNNGQHSSIAPKGLLKDVPSHQFYLSKPTYPEDTAQMKLFTEKAHISVSHIQIDHKEAVVVPFRIP, encoded by the exons ATGGACTATGTGCACTCTGTTTGGAGCTACTTTGCCTCGATCTGCAACTGCTGGCAATGCACCGAGGACCCGGGTGCCCAG CCCAACGAGCCGAACGAGCGGACACACCTTCTAGTGGATCCCGTGAACCATAGTCCTGCCCTTCGGAGGAGCAATTCCGATGGCCTCAGCAACGACTACGCCCACTCCCTTCCCAAGAAGGACGACCAAAACGCCCTCTCCAGACTGGTGCAGAATACTGCGAT AAACATGATAAACGTTGGAGCCATGGACTGCCACAGCTTGGAGCACCAGGAGTACGCCGATAGAATAAGATTGTACTCGCAGCGCTTGCATCAGCAGTGGAACAATGGTCAGCACTCCAGTATCGCGCCAAAAG GCCTTCTTAAAGATGTTCCAAGCCATCAGTTCTATCTATCTAAGCCAACTTATCCAGAAGACACTGCTCAA ATGAAACTCTTTACCGAGAAAGCACACATCAGTGTTTCGCACATACAAATCGACCACAAAGAGGCAGTGGTTGTTCCTTTCCGGATTCCCTGA
- the LOC6534855 gene encoding dynein regulatory complex protein 11, which produces MSFDLNHKFWVSTRKEIGQLIKKQNRLKRIQPPEDKSVSFKIFAELYVLYVELVDKLSFIYHNTFQVQKRALVRVLVENANQQLMQLKEELKDLEMSEYIYIDKALIARKLTPRDLVIWRSPQFLYRRPLDIQNIIADNRLYMNDVEKEEKAAQDWEPISEAVKLIQAHERARRARVYKSNIKYDKKKFLKVHQRKKINYKFTFKPDQAMSIPVKRTIFSADFLKADESCENLLKKDDAADIALDDEEDLDAIRNCAACKIQSWWRGYRTRKIVKIRKRFKEELYGMKKIRKLKRPNFKENSIMEMYKNEMLKKKLDEDFINLINDERTRLLQVRSPWMMEDISDHIRAWFKEFYDATGNFHPYPDPVKQGTVLVVIDETMTPMEFQESLGKKPLSKAEKKKLRDKEKKEKRKKKEKLKQLKMKEAKRRKKLRDAGIIDIGYELTASKPIENIEQTMQKYAKDWRNVDEYLNKNHDPIKDWVTEDELAKIHQEVRGLVDEYMRVEYELLREALAKDSNEKYKALKVKYPKKKKNKRKKKAKDMTGDRTLESLYRELRDAGIIEDITHRDFDEFIADFNFVADDTRDEDGLTTLGPAKGDIKMVIQESMLGMGEFDVPKPKSLLLIGPLNSGKRLLCQIIASELNAVFMNLSPEKTYKYANDLKYFLHVILKVAKAFQPTIMYVEEAHRLFWKKIPPEAVEINPRLLGTSISSKILKPLKKNDKIVLVGTSNMPWAANGGIKRAFQKVLLIPKCDYGTSFLLWLEMMTENAPDDMKEYAYSALARVMQAYNSGDIADNVKQTLSIDRKMRLKNEALDPNEFLEYFLIKNEPPILPPEEKLMEKFNKWFGSSNKLQKLRKKYMAQKLAKASKKK; this is translated from the exons atgtcaTTCGATCTTAACCATAAATTTTGGGTCTCCACGCGCAAGGAAATTGGACAGCTTATCAAAAAGCAGAACCGCCTGAAAAGGATTCAGCCTCCAGAGGACAAATCAGTATCGTTTAAAATATTCGCAGAGCTCTATGTGTTGTATGTAGAGCTGGTCGATAAGTTGAGTTTTATATACCACAACACTTTCCAAGTGCAAAAGCGGGCATTGGTCCGCGTTTTGGTGGAGAATGCCAATCAACAGCTAATGCAACTCAAGGAAGAGTTAAAAGATTTGGAAATGAGcgagtacatatatatagataagGCGTTGATCGCCAGGAAGCTAACCCCGCGGGACTTGGTCATATGGAGATCACCCCAATTTCTGTACCGTCGCCCATTGgacattcaaaatattatagCCGACAATCGATTGTACATGAACGATGTAGAAAAGGAGGAGAAAGCAGCACAGGACTGGGAACCGATCAGTGAGGCCGTGAAGCTTATTCAAGCTCACGAAAGGGCACGCCGCGCTCGGGTTTACAAGTCCAACATTAAGTACGACAAGAAAAAGTTCCTCAAGGTCCATcaaagaaagaaaatcaaTTACAAATTCACCTTTAAACCTGATCAGGCAATGAGTATTCCCGTGAAAAGAACTATTTTTTCAGCTGACTTCTTGAAAGCGGATGAATCCTGCGAAAACCTTCTTAAAAAGGACGATGCAGCGGATATCGCACTAGATG ATGAAGAAGACTTAGATGCAATACGAAACTGTGCTGCTTGTAAAATCCAAAGCTGGTGGCGTGGTTACAGGACGCGGAAAATAGTTAAAATACGGAAGAGGTTTAAGGAGGAATTGTATGGTATGAAGAAAATTAGGAAACTGAAGCGACCAAATTTTAAGGAAAATTCTATTATGGAAATGTACAAAAATGAGATGCTAAAAAAGAAGCTGGATGAAGACTTCATTAACTTGATCAACGATGAGCGCACCAGACTTCTGCAAGTCCGAAGTCCATGGATGATGGAAGATATATCCGATCATATCCGAGCTTGGTTCAAGGAATT TTACGATGCAACTGGAAATTTTCATCCTTATCCCGATCCTGTAAAGCAGGGAACGGTATTAGTTGTCATTGACGAAACCATGACCCCAATGGAATTTCAGGAAAGTCTTGGTAAGAAACCGCTTTCAAAAGCCGAGAAAAAGAAGCTTCGAGATAAGGAGAAgaaggaaaaaaggaaaaagaaggaaaaacttAAACAGTTGAAAATGAAGGAAGCTAAACGTCGAAAAAAATTAAGAGACGCGGGAATCATCGATATTGGCTACGAGCTAACAGCAAGCAAGCCAATTG AAAACATTGAACAAACAATGCAGAAATATGCCAAGGACTGGAGAAATGTTGAtgaatatcttaataagaatCATGATCCCATCAAGGATTGGGTTACAGAGGACGAACTGGCAAAGATACATCAGGAAGTGAGGGGCTTGGTCGACGAGTACATGag AGTGGAATATGAGTTGCTGCGGGAGGCCCTGGCGAAGGATAGCAATGAAAAGTATAAGGCCCTCAAGGTAAAGTAtccaaaaaagaagaaaaataagaGGAAGAAGAAGGCCAAGGACATGACAGGCGATAGGACACTGGAATCCTTGTACCGAGAGCTTAGAGATGCCGGCATAATAGAGGATATTACTCATAGGGACTTCGATGAGTTTATAGCGGACTTTAATTTTGTGGCAGACGACACTAGAGATGAAGATGGACTAAC TACATTGGGTCCAGCGAAGGGTGATATTAAAATGGTTATTCAAGAGTCAATGCTCGGAATGGGCGAATTCGATGTTCCGAAACCGAAGTCTCTTTTACTAATTGGACCCCTAAATAGCGGAAAGAGGTTGTTGTGCCAAATCATTGCATCAGAATTAA ATGCAGTTTTTATGAACTTGAGTCCCGAGAAGACCTACAAATATGCCAATGACTTGAAATATTTCCTACATGTTATCCTAAAAGTGGCTAAGGCCTTTCAGCCCACCATAATGTACGTCGAAGAAGCTCATAGACTGTTCTGGAAAAAGATTCCACCTGAGGCAGTAGAGATAAACCCCCGACTTTTGGGTACCTCAATATCTAGCAAGATCTTGAAACCACTAAagaaaaatgacaaaattgTACTCGTCGGCACGAGTAACATGCCCTGGGCGGCCAATGGAGGCATCAAGAGAGCGTTTCAAAAAGTCCTGCTTATACCAAAGTGCGATTACGGAACTAGCTTCCTGCTGTGGCTAGAAATGATGACCGAGAACGCCCCAGATGATATGAAGGAGTACGCCTACTCCGCACTGGCACGAGTAATGCAGGCGTACAACTCTGGCGACATTGCTGATAATGTAAAGCAGACCTTGAGCATCGACCGTAAAATGCGACTTAAGAATGAGGCATTGGATCCAAACGAGTTTCTGGAATATTTCCTCATCAAGAATGAACCTCCAATTTTGCCTCCAGAGGAGAAG CTAATGGAGAAGTTCAATAAATGGTTCGGCAGCTCAAACAAGCTTCAAAAACTGAGAAAAAAGTATATGGCTCAAAAGTTGGCCAAGGCAAGcaagaagaaataa